From the Opisthocomus hoazin isolate bOpiHoa1 chromosome 35, bOpiHoa1.hap1, whole genome shotgun sequence genome, the window CACAGGACTCTGGTCATCGCCATGCCGTGGTCACCACCATACTATGGTTGCTACCACACCATGGGACTGTGCTCACCACCATGCCACAGGGCTCTGGTCATTGCCATGCCATGGTCACTACCGTTCCATGGGACTATGGTCCCCACCATGCCATGGGGCTGTGTCATCACCACCATACCATGGTTGCTACCATACCATGGGACTGTGGTCACCACTATGCTGTGGTCACTATCACACCATGGGACTGTGATGGTCACCATGGCATGGTGCCTACTATGCCACAAGGCCATGGCCACCTCCACGCCATGGCCACCACCATGCCACGGGGCTGCAATGAGCACCACACCATGTCACTAGTGTGCCACAGGACCATGGCCATCTCCATGTCATGGCCACCACCCTGCTGCGGTCACCGCTGTGCCGGCACTCACCGATGGCGTTGAGCGCGTGCTTGAGCTCCAGTGTGAAGGCAGCTGTGGGCACGTCGTCACACACCGGCAGCACTGCCACCGTTGACAGGTTGCTGGTGGGGTTGGTGAGCTCTGAGCTGGAGGCCATGCCCAAGCCGGAACCTGCATGGAAAGAGACGCGGTGGCAGGGGGAGACATCATGACGGGATGGTGGACACCTTCCATGTGCTGCTCTGATGATGGCCGCTGGCCTTGCGGAGGTCACCCCCTTGTCCCTAACCCCTTCGAGACCTACTTGCAAAGGGGCCACGGAGCTGCTGAAGATTTCCCAAGATCTTCTGGCTCAGGAGGTGGATGAGGCGAGTGACAACCTGCAGGGACAAGGATGAGGATGGCCATCAGGGCTTCCCAAGTTGGAGACTCCTTAAGACCCCCAACTGGTGTCCCACATGCCTTTTTgggtgccaccaccaccaccacccatccTTGGAGACCTCAGAGAGGGCCAACCCTTTAGCACATCAGCCCTTCCCCTCCGACAGCTTTAATCACATCTTGAATTCCTTAATTAAAGCTGGTTTTAACGAGTGTTACGTGCACATGCACCAGACATGGGGACCTGCTTCTTCCCCAGGAAGAGGGTGCCGACCCCAGGATGGGGACCTGGGGGTACCTGGGGGTATCTGCGCTTGATATTGTTCAAGGTGCCCTCAGGCAGCTTGGCCAGCTCCGTGTCCCGGACCGCGTGGACTGTGGTGGCACGGGGCTGCCGGGTGAGGGCTTCCACCTGGAGAAGAAGACATATAGCCAAGGCGTATCGGCAAGACGTACAGGGTGTCCACGGCTTGTCCCCAACATGGCCCTCACCACGCCGATGAGGTCCCCGCGGCCGTACTCCCCGATAAGCTCCTTCTTGCCGCTGCCCTTCTGGATGACGGAGCGGAGACGCCCATTGAGCGCGATGTAGGTGCAGTCCGACTTGTCACCCTGCCTGAGGGACACCGCCAGTGGGACCTCACCTCCCTGTCAAGGCGGTCCTCACCAAGCTGAGGTGGGCACCCACACGTTGATAGCCACCTGTAGAGCGCCCGGCCGGCTTCCACCGCCATCCAGTCAATGGCGAAGTCCATCTGGCGCACGAAAGGTGACATACGGGCAGCCACGGTGTGGGCGACGCTCAGCACCACGCTGGGCTGCTCTCGCATGATCCTATGGGTCAACAGAAGTTGGGGGACATGGTGGTGTTCCCGAGAGATGCCACCATAGCACTTATTGCAGGAATCCCCTTTGGCACCAACCCTTTGCCCCAAACCTCTGCCACCGGTGCCGGGACTCACTCGTAGAAGTCCGACTTGGAGATCTTGAGGAAGGTGCAGTCACGGTTGGCTTTGATGGTGAAGATGAGGGGCTCGCCGGTGAGCACGGCCAGCTGTCCCACCATCTCGCCGGGCTGTGTCAAGAAGAGGCAGACGTCCTCCGCCTTGTCGATCATCCGCTGGTACACGTGTAGGCAGCCCCACAGCACGAAGTGGAGGCTCACGTCCTGCCAAAATGGCACCCTATCACCGCTGGGGACCACCTGGGACCCCCAGGCATGAGGGGTCCCACCGGCACCGCTTGGGgtttcttctgctgctcttcaCCAAGCCTTCACCGGGCAAGAGCAGGAACGGTGGCACCCCATGGAAATAGGGGGTAGGGAGAAGCAAGATGCCACACCAGGTCCCCAAAACCCAGACCCACCTGGTCCCCTTGACGAGCAATAACTGTCCCAGCTTTGGCATGATGGAGCAAGACGCGGTTGTTGAGGAGAGAAGGGTCCTGGGGGGAAGAACAAGGTGATGGGGACCACCACAAGGAGACAAAGGACCACCGCAAAGTGACAGGGACCATCATGAGGAGATGGGAACCCGATAAGGAGATTGTGGACCACCACAAAGTGATGGGGACCATCACAAGGAGATGGAAGACCATCCCAAAGAGATGCGGGACTACCCAGAGGTCACGGGGACCACCACAAAGTTATGGGGACTCACCACAAGACCATGGGGACCCACCATGAAGCAACAGGGACTACTACAAAGCAACAAGGCACCAACATGAAGTGACGGGGGACCACCACGAGGCAAGGGGGACCACCACAACACCACAGGGACCCACCACGAAGCCGTGGGACaccatcacaacacaacagaggaCCACCACAAAGCCATGATTTCCCTGAGCCGGCACCGTATCTACCCTCACCTCCACCTTCATCAGCTTGACCAGCTCCCGCTTGGCAGCCTCGAAGATGGCGCTGCTTTGGCGGCCCTGGTAGGGCGCGAAGGGACAGTCCTCCACCACCAAATCATCCTCGCAGTAGTTGTAATGGTAGACACCAGAAGGTTGCTCCTCCACCGTCACCGACTTGCGCTCCTTGGGCTCGTGCGAGATGGACTGCGGGGAGACGGGAGGACTCTGGCACCCGTCCGCGGCGGCGCCGGTGGTGAGGCTGCAGGCGGCCGCAGCGGCGCCGGCTCCAGCCTTACCCGGGAGAAGGCGGCCAAGGCGCCAGTGCTGTCCTCCTGCAGTGACACCGAGATGCGGCCGCGCTCGTAGGCCATGTCGAAGTCGGAGCGGGGACCCTTCTGGATGCCTGCAATGGGTGAAGGAGGGGACCGGGGGGGTCACCGGTGTTCGAGATGCAtgagtggggtgggggggctcatGAATACTTGGAGGGAGGTCCATGACCAGGGGAGGGGGATGCAAGACCCTGATGGTGGGTGAACGACCCTGGGGAGGGACgatgccaatgggatcctggggtgcatcaagaagagtgtggccagcaggacaagggaggttctccttcccctctacactgcccctggtgaggcctcatctggagtactgtgtccagttctgggcgccccagttcaagaaggatgaagagctactggagagagtccagcggagggctacaaggatggtgaggggactggagcatctccactacgaggagaggttgagggaactgggcttgttcagcctgaagaagagaaggctgagaggggaccttataaatgcctacaaatatctgcagggtgggtgtcaggaggacggggccagactctgttcagtggtgcccagtgacaggacaaggggcaatgggcacaaactgaggcacaggaagttccgtctgaacatgaggaagaacttcttccctctgagggtgacggagcactggaacaggctgcccagggaggctgtggagtctccttctctggagatattccagccccgcctggacaaggtcctgtgcagcctgctctgggtgaccctgcttcggcaggggggttggactggatgacccacagaggtcccttccaacccctactattctgtgattctgtgattctgtgattctgtgatgcatgAGGTGAAGGGGGATGCACAACCCTGGGGGGTCAGGCACAACCCTGGGGGGGTCCTGCATgaccctgagaccccccccccccccccagctcccctcctccagcctccGACCCACCGGAGATATCCACCGGCATGGAGATGCAACGGCTCAACGGTGGCGGCGGTGCCACAGAGGTCTCCAGGCCGCCGGCTTTCAGCGGGTCGGCTGCAGGATGAGACCACCCTGAGCACTGGCAGCCGAAACCCCCACCGCGGTGGTggtggcatgggggggggggggggggtcccggcacccCCTTCCCGGCTCTTACCCGGTTCCCTGCCCTCATCGGCACCGCCGAGCCCCCGCTTGCCGTGGCGGATGGGGCTGGTGCGGGTGGCGTGGCCGGGCTGGGGGAAGAGCCGCAGCGGCTGCATGTCCTGCAAAGAGGGGGGACATcggcggcgctggggggggggtctgggtccagcctggcccccccccccccccccccatttttgcCATGAACTCACGTGGCTGAAGAGCTCATTCGTCAACCCAAGGTAGTTGTGTAAAGCCAAGAAGGTGACGCGCTGCAGGCGCACCATGATGATCTAGAAGGGGGACAAGAAGCCATCGGTGGTCACCTGCCACACCAAGGGACCTCTCCATGGTCTCCCCAACCTGGACTCACCTGCACCACCCGCACCAAGCTCTCGGGGTACTTCGCGAAGAGAACCGAAAAGGCTTCAACCGGCAGCCGTAGGATGGTGGAGTCCTCTGCCGCCCGGGCACACACCGTCCGGTACGGTCGCTGGTGGCCCTAGGTGACGCACCATGGTGTTGGTGGTCTTGGTGGGACAGGGAGGTCCCTCCCGGCCATGGATGGGGGACGGTGGCAGCTGAGGGTTGACGAAACCCGATGGTGGCACAGGGCTTTTGGCCAGTTGGCCTTGGGGATGGCCACGGTTGGGCTGGAGGAGTTTGGGGACCACTGGTGGGGCTTGGAGATGGCCACGGTTGGCATGGAGGGGGTTGGGCCTGGCTGGTAGGTCTTGGGGATGGCCACGGTTGGGTTTGGGGACAGCCACGGTTGGGCTTGGGGACGGCCACGGTTGGGTTGGCGGGGTCTGAGGACGGCTGTGGGGCTTGGAGATGGCCATGGTTGGGCTGGAGGGGCTTGGGGACAGCTGGTGGGGCTTGGGGACAGCAACGGTTGGGCTGGAGGGGCTTGGGGATGGCCACGTTCAAGCTTCAGGGGCTTGGGGATGGCCATGACCAGGTTTAGGAGGTTTGGAGACAGCCACAACCGATCTGGGAGGGTTGTGGATGGCCACGATCAGATTCAGGGGGCTTGGGGACAGCCACTGTCTGTCACGGGGGGGAGGTGTTGGGGACAACCATGGCGCCCGTACCGTGATGACATCGAGGACGCTGAGCAGACTGTGCACGCTGTCCCCTGGGAACACCTCCTTCATCACCGTCTCCTTCCCATCCTGCAAACCACAGACTGTGCTCGTTCCATCCCCGTCTCCCGCAGCGTCCCCAGCCTCCCGCCACGTCCCCACCTCGTTGTCCCTGTCCCCGCCCTCGTTGTCCCCGCACCGGTTCGGTCAGGAAGAGCTCCAGCTTGCCATCCTGCAGCACGTAGATGCTGGTATCCGGCTGGCCGGGGCGGAAAACGTAGTCGCCTTGTGGGCACTGCTGGAAAACCATGTGCTTGCAAAGCTCCAGGAACAGCGGCTTCTCGAAGTGGCCCAGGACCCTGCGGGGACAAGGACGGGGACAGCGGGTGACACGGAGCGCGTCGGGACCCGGCCCGGTCCCCCAGAGCCAAGCCCAGGTGGCTGGTTGCCGCGAGCATGGGGATGCGGAGGGAAGAGCATCCGTCAGCGGAGTGGTCCAGGGATGGATCCTGAGCCCTGAGGGCTGATCCTGAGCCCTTGGGGACAGGTCCTGAGCCACAGGGATGGATCCCGACCCACACAGGGATGGATCCTGAAACCCTGGGTGGCAGATCCTGACCCCCTGGGGACAGATCCTGACCCACAAGGATGGATCCTGATTTCTGGGGACAGATCCTGACCCACAGCGATGGATCCTGAACCTAGGGCTAGATCCTGAACCCCTAGGGACAAATCCTGAGACCTGAGACCTGATCCTGACCCCCTGGGGACAGATCCTGACCCACAAGGATGAATCCTGAAACCCTGGGTGGCAGATGCTGAACCCCTGGGGACAGATCCTGAGCCCCAGGGATGGATCCTGAGCCCCTAGGGCAAGGTCCGGAGCCACACGGAAGGATCCTGATCCCTGGGGCCAGATCCTGACCCTGGATCCTGATCCTGACCTCCAGGGATGGCTTCTGATCCCTGGGGCTGGATCCTGACCCTGGGGCCAGATCCTGACCTCTGGGGCTGGATCTTGACCCTTCGGGCCATCCTGACGCCATGGGGCCTGATCCTGAACCTCTGGGGCTGGATCCTGACTCCCCTGGGTTCTGATCCTGGCCCCCCAGGGACGGATCCTCATCTTGGGTCTGGATCCTCACCCCCTAGGGCCCAATCCTGACCTCCAGGGATGGCTTCTGATCCCTGGGGCGGGATCCTGACCCCTTGGGCCAGATCCTGACCCCATGGGTCCTGATCCTGAACCTCTGGGGCTGGATCCTGATCTTGGGGCTGGATCCTGACCTCTGGGGCTGGATGTTGACCCCTCGCGCCAGATCCTGACCCCATGAGGCCTGATCCTGAACCTCTGGGGCGTGATTCTGACCCCCCGGGGCCCGATCCTGACCCGGGATCCTGATCCTGACCCCCGGGGCCCGATCCTGACCCGGGATCCTGAGCCTCACCGGACGTTTTTCAGCATGTAGAGGACTTCGGAGGGGAGATGGGAATTGGCCACGTCGAACTCGGTCAGGTCGGCCTCCAGCACCGAGGGCGGCGGCTCCTTCAGCTGCAGCGTGGGCAGCTCCTTCGGGATGCGCAGGAACCTTGGGGACAAGGGAGGTGACATCGGGGGACAGccaccccccgcctccctccATGCGCTGGTGGCCCCTCACTTCTTCGCGATGTTGAGCATCTTCAGCTTCTTCTTCATCCGCGGGCGCGAGGCGCTGGAAACGGTGGTGTCCACCAAGGAGGAGGTGGACTGGGAGACCTAGGGGAGGGGGTTGGGGACAGCAAACCGGGGGTGTCACCGGTCGGTGACATCGCGATGGCACCCCCGGCTCGCCTCGCGCCCCGAACGTCACCTTGCGCATGATCTTGCGGCCGTAAAACAGCACCTTGTCCCGTTTGCGGAAGCGGTACTTCGGCGTCCCCTGCGCGGGGAtttctgggggggggaggggagcgcgACGGGGACAGGTTAACGGGGCGCAGCCCTGTCACCTCCCGTCCCCAAGGCCACCGCGACGGCGTCACACTCACTCTTCAGGCGCAGCCGGCGGATCAAGACCACGATGGTGACGGCGACGATGACGGTGACGAGCATCGCCCCCAGCAcctgcgggggagggggggggggggatgtccccACGCGGTCCCCAGCGTCCCCCGGGGGACGGGGACAAGCAGGGGGGTGACCGATGGCACTGCCACCTCAGTGACATGGAGGGATGGGAGGGGTGCGACAGCACTGGGGACCGGgacactgacccctggggacacggggacacgttTCTGTCCCctgagggtgctgagcagcactgggacactgacccctggggacacggggacacgttTGTGTCCCctgagggtgctgagcagcactgggacactgacccctggggacacggggacacgttTGTGTCCCctgagggtgctgagcagcactgggacactgacccctggggacacggggacacgttTGTGTCCCctgagggtgctgagcagcactggggacagggatggtgtCCCCAAGGGTGTGGGGACGAGCTCGTGTCCCCTTGGGGTGCCGAGCAGCATTGGGGACCAGGATTGTGTCCCCTCAGGGGTGCTGAGCCGCAGTGGGGACAGGGCCACCGAcccctggggacacggggacagttCTGTGTCCCCCGGGGGTGCTCACCACGCCGGCCGGGAGCTGCTCCTCGGCGAAGAGCTTGGGCAGCGCAGCCATCGGGGACGCATCCTGCGGGGACAAGGGGACAGCTGAGCCCCCCCCCGGGTGACacaaaccgggggggggggggcggggaggtgACACCGCGGTGACATTTCCCACCTCGGCCTCATCCTGCGGCTCCGTCTGGCTCTGCCCCATGGCGACGGCCGGGCTCTGCCCATGCAAAAACCTGCGGAAAGagggaaaatgacagaaaaaaaaatatcaggtttGCAACCTGGGGAGCGGCGCCACGGTGACATCACGGTGACATCACGGTGACATCACGGCGACATCACCGGAGTGGGTGAAACTCCGCCATGCGCCGAGGGTCCCCGAGCGGCGGTGCCACCGCTGGGTTCCTCCCCCCATgccaccttcccccccccagtgtcACCCCCGTCCTTCCCAAGGACACCCCGGGGAGGGGACGTCACCGGGGGTGGCACTTgtcacaccccacccccccccccgcgcgcgaCGTcaccatggcgggggggggggggggggggggggagtggaaaCGACACCAGGGCACCCTCTTTGCCTGGTGACAGCCCCCCATGGGTGACAACTGCCCCCCCCGCCCTTActacccccctccccagggcaatATTACCCCCCCCAGTCACTACTGCCCCCTCCAAGCTGCTTTTGCCCCCCCTAAGCTTCTATTGCCCCCCCATCACTATTGCCCCCCCCAGCTGCTATTGCCCCCCCGTCACTAatgccccccccccaagcctAATATTGCCCCCTCCCAGTAACTCGGGGGGCTGATGCTGCCTCCCCAAACCCCCCCTGAAGGCCTTATTGCCCCCCCCATGGGTAAATACACCCCCTCAAGTGCCCCCAGCCCGGCATTAATGCCCCCCCCCATAACTGGGGGGGCTGATGCTGCCCCTCCCAAGGCCTTATTGCCCCCCCCAAGGCCTTACTGGCCTCCCCCAAGGCCTTATTGCCCCCCCCAGGTTAATATTGCCCCCCCCGGACTAATACCCCTCTTGATACCCCCCCCGCCGTTATTGCCCCCCCCCAAGTAACCGGGGTGCtgacgctgccccccccccaaggcccTATTACCCCCCCCAAGGCCTTATTACCCTCCCCAGGCCCTGTTGCCCCCCCCCGGACTAATACCCCTCTCGATACCCCCCCCGGCGCTattgccccccctccccggctatTGCTGCCCCCCCGGGGGTATTACCATCCCCCCCCGgctcttttgccccccccccggggcggtatCGCCCCCGCCCACCCCGCTCACCGgtcgcggccccgcgccccgctccggcctcggcggcagcggcggccccCGCCGGGGTCATGGTCCCTTTAAAGCGGCCCCGCCCCTCTCGCGGACGTCACGGGGGGcgcgtggcggcggcggcgccatgTTGGgaaggtcgggggggggggggggagcgagggATGAGCCGGGCGCCATCTTGGGCGCGGCGCGTGACGTCATCTCGAGGAGACGGCGCGGGcggggctcggcgccatcttgggagTGGCGGGGGAGGGCGGGACCCCAAACtaggggggggtccccggggttaGGGACCGGGGGGCACCCTCAGCTCCCCGGCGTGACAGCGCCCTCCAAAAGCCCTGTCCCCATGGGTGGTGGCACCCAATGCCACCCTTGTCCCCCATGGACACCCCGGGGTGGTGGCACCCacctccagccctgtccccatgGGTGGTGGCACCCACCGCCACCTTTGCCCCTCCATGAGCACACCAGGTTGGTGGCACCCATGGCCCCACTGCCACCCTTGTCCCTTCTATGGgcacccaacaccacccctgcCTCCCATGGACACCCCGGGGTGGTGGCACCCACGGCCCCACCACCAGACTTGACCCCCCATGGGCACCCCAGGGTGACAGCACCCACCTCCAGCCCTGTCCTCATGCGTGGTGACACCCAATGCCACCTTTGTCCCCTCCATGGGCACCTATTGCCACCCTTGTCCTCCATGGACACCCCGGGGTGGTGGCACCCATGGCCCCACCACCACACCTGACCCCCCATGGACACCCCAGGGTGACAGCACCCacctccagccctgtcccccaTGAACACCCCATGCTGACAACACCCACAGCCCCGCTACCACCCCATCCCC encodes:
- the PNPLA6 gene encoding patatin-like phospholipase domain-containing protein 6 isoform X3, with translation MGQSQTEPQDEAEDASPMAALPKLFAEEQLPAGVVLGAMLVTVIVAVTIVVLIRRLRLKKIPAQGTPKYRFRKRDKVLFYGRKIMRKVSQSTSSLVDTTVSSASRPRMKKKLKMLNIAKKFLRIPKELPTLQLKEPPPSVLEADLTEFDVANSHLPSEVLYMLKNVRVLGHFEKPLFLELCKHMVFQQCPQGDYVFRPGQPDTSIYVLQDGKLELFLTEPDGKETVMKEVFPGDSVHSLLSVLDVITGHQRPYRTVCARAAEDSTILRLPVEAFSVLFAKYPESLVRVVQIIMVRLQRVTFLALHNYLGLTNELFSHDMQPLRLFPQPGHATRTSPIRHGKRGLGGADEGREPADPLKAGGLETSVAPPPPLSRCISMPVDISGIQKGPRSDFDMAYERGRISVSLQEDSTGALAAFSRSISHEPKERKSVTVEEQPSGVYHYNYCEDDLVVEDCPFAPYQGRQSSAIFEAAKRELVKLMKVEDPSLLNNRVLLHHAKAGTVIARQGDQDVSLHFVLWGCLHVYQRMIDKAEDVCLFLTQPGEMVGQLAVLTGEPLIFTIKANRDCTFLKISKSDFYEIMREQPSVVLSVAHTVAARMSPFVRQMDFAIDWMAVEAGRALYRQGDKSDCTYIALNGRLRSVIQKGSGKKELIGEYGRGDLIGVVEALTRQPRATTVHAVRDTELAKLPEGTLNNIKRRYPQVVTRLIHLLSQKILGNLQQLRGPFASSGLGMASSSELTNPTSNLSTVAVLPVCDDVPTAAFTLELKHALNAIGPTLLLTSDIIRARLGSSALDSIQEYRLSGWLAQQEDIHRIVLYQTDCTLTPWTVRCIRQADCILIVGLGDQEPALGELEQMLENTAVRALKQLVLLHREDGPSPSRTVEWLNMRSWCSGHLHIKCPRRVFSRRSPTKLREMYEKVFEKSADRHSDFSRLARVLTGNTIALVLGGGGARGCSHIGVIKAMEESGIPIDMVGGTSIGAFIGALYAEERSAVRTKQRAREWAKCMNSVFETVLDLTYPITSMFSGSAFNASINKVFQDKQIEDLWLPYFNVTTDITASAMRVHTDGSLWRYVRASASYTPYLPPLCDPKDSHWLVDGCYVNNVPGSLWRYVRASMTLSGYLPPLCDPKDGNLLMDGGYINNLPGK
- the PNPLA6 gene encoding patatin-like phospholipase domain-containing protein 6 isoform X1, producing MGQSQTEPQDEAEDASPMAALPKLFAEEQLPAGVVLGAMLVTVIVAVTIVVLIRRLRLKKIPAQGTPKYRFRKRDKVLFYGRKIMRKVSQSTSSLVDTTVSSASRPRMKKKLKMLNIAKKFLRIPKELPTLQLKEPPPSVLEADLTEFDVANSHLPSEVLYMLKNVRVLGHFEKPLFLELCKHMVFQQCPQGDYVFRPGQPDTSIYVLQDGKLELFLTEPDGKETVMKEVFPGDSVHSLLSVLDVITGHQRPYRTVCARAAEDSTILRLPVEAFSVLFAKYPESLVRVVQIIMVRLQRVTFLALHNYLGLTNELFSHDMQPLRLFPQPGHATRTSPIRHGKRGLGGADEGREPADPLKAGGLETSVAPPPPLSRCISMPVDISGIQKGPRSDFDMAYERGRISVSLQEDSTGALAAFSRSISHEPKERKSVTVEEQPSGVYHYNYCEDDLVVEDCPFAPYQGRQSSAIFEAAKRELVKLMKVEDPSLLNNRVLLHHAKAGTVIARQGDQDVSLHFVLWGCLHVYQRMIDKAEDVCLFLTQPGEMVGQLAVLTGEPLIFTIKANRDCTFLKISKSDFYEIMREQPSVVLSVAHTVAARMSPFVRQMDFAIDWMAVEAGRALYRQGDKSDCTYIALNGRLRSVIQKGSGKKELIGEYGRGDLIGVVEALTRQPRATTVHAVRDTELAKLPEGTLNNIKRRYPQVVTRLIHLLSQKILGNLQQLRGPFASSGLGMASSSELTNPTSNLSTVAVLPVCDDVPTAAFTLELKHALNAIGPTLLLTSDIIRARLGSSALDSIQEYRLSGWLAQQEDIHRIVLYQTDCTLTPWTVRCIRQADCILIVGLGDQEPALGELEQMLENTAVRALKQLVLLHREDGPSPSRTVEWLNMRSWCSGHLHIKCPRRVFSRRSPTKLREMYEKVFEKSADRHSDFSRLARVLTGNTIALVLGGGGARGCSHIGVIKAMEESGIPIDMVGGTSIGAFIGALYAEERSAVRTKQRAREWAKCMNSVFETVLDLTYPITSMFSGSAFNASINKVFQDKQIEDLWLPYFNVTTDITASAMRVHTDGSLWRYVRASASYTPYLPPLCDPKDSHWLVDGCYVNNVPADIARNMGAKTVIAIDVGSQDETDLCNYGDSLSGWWLLWKRLNPWAEKVKVPDMAEIQSRLAYVSCVRQLEVVKSSSYCEYIRPPIDRFKTMDFGKFDEIYDVGYQHGKVVFDGWSRGDIIEKMVKDRRSADFYESKRMDVLTCPNASFTDLAEIVSRIEPAKPYLSDGYADEESDYLTEYEDEGPEQARGEEDAFAPAEWAGAGALEAEEEKSLRHRPTRDPSLPPT
- the PNPLA6 gene encoding patatin-like phospholipase domain-containing protein 6 isoform X2 translates to MGQSQTEPQDEAEDASPMAALPKLFAEEQLPAGVVLGAMLVTVIVAVTIVVLIRRLRLKKIPAQGTPKYRFRKRDKVLFYGRKIMRKVSQSTSSLVDTTVSSASRPRMKKKLKMLNIAKKFLRIPKELPTLQLKEPPPSVLEADLTEFDVANSHLPSEVLYMLKNVRVLGHFEKPLFLELCKHMVFQQCPQGDYVFRPGQPDTSIYVLQDGKLELFLTEPDGKETVMKEVFPGDSVHSLLSVLDVITGHQRPYRTVCARAAEDSTILRLPVEAFSVLFAKYPESLVRVVQIIMVRLQRVTFLALHNYLGLTNELFSHDMQPLRLFPQPGHATRTSPIRHGKRGLGGADEGREPADPLKAGGLETSVAPPPPLSRCISMPVDISGIQKGPRSDFDMAYERGRISVSLQEDSTGALAAFSRSISHEPKERKSVTVEEQPSGVYHYNYCEDDLVVEDCPFAPYQGRQSSAIFEAAKRELVKLMKVEDPSLLNNRVLLHHAKAGTVIARQGDQDVSLHFVLWGCLHVYQRMIDKAEDVCLFLTQPGEMVGQLAVLTGEPLIFTIKANRDCTFLKISKSDFYEIMREQPSVVLSVAHTVAARMSPFVRQMDFAIDWMAVEAGRALYRQGDKSDCTYIALNGRLRSVIQKGSGKKELIGEYGRGDLIGVVEALTRQPRATTVHAVRDTELAKLPEGTLNNIKRRYPQVVTRLIHLLSQKILGNLQQLRGPFASSGLGMASSSELTNPTSNLSTVAVLPVCDDVPTAAFTLELKHALNAIGPTLLLTSDIIRARLGSSALDSIQEYRLSGWLAQQEDIHRIVLYQTDCTLTPWTVRCIRQADCILIVGLGDQEPALGEMLENTAVRALKQLVLLHREDGPSPSRTVEWLNMRSWCSGHLHIKCPRRVFSRRSPTKLREMYEKVFEKSADRHSDFSRLARVLTGNTIALVLGGGGARGCSHIGVIKAMEESGIPIDMVGGTSIGAFIGALYAEERSAVRTKQRAREWAKCMNSVFETVLDLTYPITSMFSGSAFNASINKVFQDKQIEDLWLPYFNVTTDITASAMRVHTDGSLWRYVRASASYTPYLPPLCDPKDSHWLVDGCYVNNVPADIARNMGAKTVIAIDVGSQDETDLCNYGDSLSGWWLLWKRLNPWAEKVKVPDMAEIQSRLAYVSCVRQLEVVKSSSYCEYIRPPIDRFKTMDFGKFDEIYDVGYQHGKVVFDGWSRGDIIEKMVKDRRSADFYESKRMDVLTCPNASFTDLAEIVSRIEPAKPYLSDGYADEESDYLTEYEDEGPEQARGEEDAFAPAEWAGAGALEAEEEKSLRHRPTRDPSLPPT
- the PNPLA6 gene encoding patatin-like phospholipase domain-containing protein 6 isoform X4 — translated: MGQSQTEPQDEAEDASPMAALPKLFAEEQLPAGVVLGAMLVTVIVAVTIVVLIRRLRLKKIPAQGTPKYRFRKRDKVLFYGRKIMRKVSQSTSSLVDTTVSSASRPRMKKKLKMLNIAKKFLRIPKELPTLQLKEPPPSVLEADLTEFDVANSHLPSEVLYMLKNVRVLGHFEKPLFLELCKHMVFQQCPQGDYVFRPGQPDTSIYVLQDGKLELFLTEPDGKETVMKEVFPGDSVHSLLSVLDVITGHQRPYRTVCARAAEDSTILRLPVEAFSVLFAKYPESLVRVVQIIMVRLQRVTFLALHNYLGLTNELFSHDMQPLRLFPQPGHATRTSPIRHGKRGLGGADEGREPADPLKAGGLETSVAPPPPLSRCISMPVDISGIQKGPRSDFDMAYERGRISVSLQEDSTGALAAFSRSISHEPKERKSVTVEEQPSGVYHYNYCEDDLVVEDCPFAPYQGRQSSAIFEAAKRELVKLMKVEDPSLLNNRVLLHHAKAGTVIARQGDQDVSLHFVLWGCLHVYQRMIDKAEDVCLFLTQPGEMVGQLAVLTGEPLIFTIKANRDCTFLKISKSDFYEIMREQPSVVLSVAHTVAARMSPFVRQMDFAIDWMAVEAGRALYRQGDKSDCTYIALNGRLRSVIQKGSGKKELIGEYGRGDLIGVVEALTRQPRATTVHAVRDTELAKLPEGTLNNIKRRYPQVVTRLIHLLSQKILGNLQQLRGPFASSGLGMASSSELTNPTSNLSTVAVLPVCDDVPTAAFTLELKHALNAIGPTLLLTSDIIRARLGSSALDSIQEYRLSGWLAQQEDIHRIVLYQTDCTLTPWTVRCIRQADCILIVGLGDQEPALGELEQMLENTAVRALKQLVLLHREDGPSPSRTVEWLNMRSWCSGHLHIKCPRRVFSRRSPTKLREMYEKVFEKSADRHSDFSRLARVLTGNTIALVLGGGGARGCSHIGVIKAMEESGIPIDMVGGTSIGAFIGALYAEERSAVRTKQRAREWAKCMNSVFETVLDLTYPITSMFSGSAFNASINKVFQDKQIEDLWLPYFNVTTDITASAMRVHTDGSLWRYVRASMTLSGYLPPLCDPKDGNLLMDGGYINNLPGK